Proteins encoded together in one Terriglobia bacterium window:
- a CDS encoding carboxypeptidase regulatory-like domain-containing protein — protein MERRGLHFLNYVLLVSLLCSLSTISAMAQINRANLNGTVTDPSGASVPNAKVVVVAPDTGFTRQATSTSSGVYSISSLPVGTYDLTISASGFKTYQTKGIDLSVGQTRTVNAQLVVGATTTTVEVKSSSQALATSNAEIATVIHPSQVGQIPINGRDWARLMTLAQGAINLGGGGQRDLRFGGQGIDDNNYTFDGLDATGVQEQSQKAGARLAISLESIAEFRVSSSVYTADQGGSSGAQVSVVSKTGTNQYHGTAFDFLRNNVFDARSPFDVDVPPFRLNQFGGSVGGPIRHNRTFFFADYEGLRQDLSTTLIGFVPNAAFRNQVAATSPALKPFLNSWPVGQTPVDSVTDQYTSIGKNTQREDSVMLRLDHTFNDKTSIFGRVNIDDATLNSPLDNLGGRDNPQIRPSNYVVQLTHVFSPTAINELRGGINRSALHHYQFGTCPLSTANGQPGDVCASSPSFDGPSNSTLDTEVGTTIDGYDDFTLVRGRHTIKTGIGVERHRLNNSSEGIANGALSYAADQDFINNVLDNYAFFGQLTLGGNRRTYIMPYVQDTFKVRSNLTLYYGLRWEHYTVLHEVFDRIAVVKPSCGGFCPKGTPLYFPSYKNFMPRLGVAWLPGGASGKTVIRAGYGIFFSPNQMDDFSDGHESTAERFSVSASSVPGLSWPVSLSLLPSPSFSPKAWDQNRKDGYVEQWNFTVQRALPFHFLGEVAYVGNEGHRLFSATKTNLINPLTGERALPQFGQYNLKANQGNSNFHSLQASLQRRLTSGWLWGTEYMWSHALSDNGFGAGEYPHIQNMACIKCDYSNSSHDVRQSLSVNSVYELPVGPGKPFINAGGVAGTLLGGWQLSGIAGATSGLPIDITVSRKASVMPDGNSSNQRPDFVSGMSLYPADQTINDWFNPAAFAVPAVGTWGTLGRYVGRGPSHLEIDTGLEKKTTITERLALDFRFEAFNMFNHPQYGTPGSNISKGSFGVITSQLNSGATGTGTSRRLQFMLRLDF, from the coding sequence ATGGAACGACGAGGATTGCATTTTCTCAACTATGTTCTCTTGGTTTCTCTCTTGTGTTCTCTATCAACTATAAGCGCCATGGCGCAAATCAACCGGGCAAACCTTAATGGAACCGTTACGGACCCTAGTGGGGCGAGTGTTCCCAACGCGAAGGTTGTGGTCGTCGCGCCCGACACTGGTTTCACAAGGCAAGCCACCAGCACGAGTAGCGGGGTCTACAGCATCAGCAGTCTGCCTGTAGGAACGTATGATCTCACGATCTCTGCATCAGGATTCAAGACATACCAGACGAAGGGGATCGATCTCTCCGTTGGCCAGACTCGCACGGTCAACGCGCAGCTTGTGGTGGGCGCGACCACAACGACAGTCGAAGTGAAGAGCTCAAGTCAGGCGCTCGCAACCAGCAACGCCGAGATCGCGACCGTCATCCACCCGAGTCAAGTGGGGCAGATCCCCATTAACGGGCGCGACTGGGCCAGACTGATGACGCTCGCCCAAGGAGCCATCAACCTCGGCGGCGGCGGCCAGAGGGACCTGCGGTTCGGCGGGCAGGGCATTGACGACAACAACTACACTTTTGATGGACTCGATGCCACCGGCGTCCAGGAGCAGAGCCAGAAGGCGGGCGCGCGTCTGGCCATCTCGCTGGAATCGATCGCGGAGTTTCGCGTGAGCTCCTCGGTCTATACCGCGGACCAGGGAGGGTCGTCCGGCGCCCAGGTAAGCGTCGTGTCAAAGACGGGGACAAACCAGTATCACGGCACGGCTTTCGACTTCCTGCGCAATAACGTATTTGACGCGCGCTCCCCGTTCGATGTGGACGTCCCGCCGTTCCGCTTGAACCAGTTCGGCGGGAGCGTGGGCGGTCCCATCAGGCATAACCGCACCTTCTTCTTCGCGGATTACGAAGGGCTCCGGCAGGACCTGAGCACAACCTTGATTGGATTCGTGCCGAACGCCGCGTTTCGAAACCAGGTGGCGGCGACCTCGCCCGCTCTCAAACCATTCCTTAATTCCTGGCCCGTCGGCCAGACGCCTGTCGATTCCGTGACCGACCAATATACGTCGATAGGAAAGAACACCCAGCGCGAGGATAGCGTGATGCTCCGCCTGGACCACACTTTCAACGATAAAACTTCCATATTTGGCCGCGTCAACATCGACGACGCCACCCTCAACTCACCGCTGGACAATCTGGGCGGCCGTGACAATCCGCAAATTCGGCCTTCCAATTATGTCGTCCAATTAACACACGTTTTCTCGCCGACGGCCATTAACGAGCTCAGGGGGGGAATCAATCGTTCCGCTCTGCATCACTACCAGTTTGGAACGTGTCCCCTGTCGACAGCCAACGGCCAGCCCGGCGACGTCTGCGCGAGTTCACCTTCTTTCGATGGCCCTAGTAACAGCACGCTTGACACGGAGGTCGGAACCACGATTGACGGCTATGATGACTTCACCCTAGTCAGGGGTCGGCACACCATCAAGACGGGGATAGGCGTGGAACGCCATCGGCTCAACAATTCAAGCGAGGGAATTGCTAACGGAGCGCTCTCATACGCGGCCGACCAGGATTTCATTAACAACGTTCTTGACAACTATGCCTTTTTCGGGCAGTTGACTCTCGGCGGCAACCGGCGCACCTATATCATGCCCTACGTGCAGGATACATTTAAGGTCCGCTCCAACCTCACTCTCTATTACGGATTGCGATGGGAGCATTACACCGTTTTGCATGAGGTGTTCGACCGCATTGCCGTGGTAAAGCCTTCGTGCGGAGGCTTCTGTCCGAAGGGAACACCGCTCTATTTCCCGAGCTACAAGAACTTCATGCCGCGGCTGGGCGTGGCGTGGCTTCCCGGGGGAGCCAGTGGAAAAACGGTGATTCGCGCCGGGTACGGGATCTTCTTTTCGCCAAACCAGATGGACGACTTCAGCGACGGACACGAGAGTACGGCCGAAAGATTTAGCGTTTCGGCGTCGAGTGTGCCAGGCTTGTCGTGGCCGGTTTCCCTATCCCTGCTGCCCTCTCCATCATTCTCCCCGAAGGCATGGGACCAGAACCGCAAGGACGGATATGTGGAGCAGTGGAATTTCACTGTCCAGCGCGCACTTCCGTTTCACTTCCTGGGCGAAGTTGCTTACGTCGGCAACGAAGGCCACAGGCTGTTTTCCGCTACCAAGACCAATCTCATAAATCCATTAACGGGCGAACGTGCATTGCCTCAGTTTGGGCAGTACAACCTGAAAGCTAATCAGGGCAACAGCAACTTCCATTCCCTCCAGGCATCCTTGCAGCGCCGTCTCACCAGCGGGTGGCTGTGGGGGACTGAGTATATGTGGTCGCACGCCTTGTCTGACAACGGGTTCGGAGCGGGCGAGTATCCCCACATTCAGAACATGGCATGCATCAAATGTGACTACAGCAATTCGAGCCATGACGTTCGCCAGTCCCTTTCGGTCAATTCGGTTTATGAGCTTCCGGTTGGCCCGGGCAAGCCTTTCATAAATGCCGGCGGCGTCGCTGGAACGCTACTGGGCGGATGGCAACTGAGTGGAATTGCGGGGGCCACGAGCGGCCTGCCAATAGACATCACAGTAAGCCGGAAGGCGAGTGTAATGCCTGACGGTAACTCAAGTAACCAGCGGCCCGACTTTGTTTCCGGAATGTCCCTCTACCCGGCTGACCAAACGATCAACGACTGGTTCAACCCCGCCGCCTTTGCGGTACCGGCCGTTGGAACGTGGGGTACCCTGGGACGCTACGTTGGACGTGGGCCTTCGCATTTGGAAATCGACACGGGTCTCGAGAAGAAAACAACCATTACGGAGCGGCTGGCCCTGGATTTCCGGTTCGAAGCCTTCAACATGTTCAACCATCCGCAGTACGGCACTCCAGGATCCAATATCTCGAAGGGGAGTTTCGGGGTCATTACCAGCCAGTTGAATTCCGGCGCTACTGGCACCGGCACGTCGCGGCGGCTTCAGTTTATGCTGCGCCTGGATTTCTGA